The following proteins are encoded in a genomic region of Candidatus Methylospira mobilis:
- a CDS encoding type VI secretion system Vgr family protein has translation MSVSLADSNRRFSFSCETLDSGASLEVVSFEGEEALSELYRFDLLLASSDSGIDEYKLVGQTARFRLNDGTEGCAESCYSGVIESFEQLHRITGWTFYRAKLVPRLWFLARYFLNEVYTEHSPLELFDKVISDAGLTHDDYALRIVNQDKFPKGRFIFQFQEHYLDFLSRWCERLGIYWWFEERQEAEIVVLGNDRNSHDTPVLQMFYRETDGLAAPSRIYSFNMKLQSLPRQVTVMDHFYKKSSLEIKGIAPVDKNGIGEIVSYDLHINTNEAAQALARIRAEGLICRSREFTGESAATGMRCGYWLELRGHYRNSFNQRYLLTRICHRGSQAALLLEGLGVPASEAATVQDFYQASFNAIPADVQFRPEIVHPWPKIEGNLTAYIDAQGSGEYAELNEHGEYKVQLPYDVTQKEPEKASAWMRMARPYAGEGYGMNFPLHKGTEVMLSFHKGNPDEPVIIGALHNSLHPDVVCDENQTQSVIRTAGQNSIEFNDEEGKQGIYLYSPTCNTRVSLGAPPSSAKAVGADSSDSSSDSQSGASVSTDGHITINAKDYSININGFYEALYAGNYATQYLGFSTTGYYGATLQNYIGASATNYIGATSTNSIGATSEIYIGAYLSWSMGLSWEKETIKFKDCDLELNTTIAKVEKIQSGIESIGTSVGEVGCMVTAVSARVDTVAAEVKEVDAHMTNVAAGVTTIDIQVQEVAASIKSIDAQVHEIDASVLNTVTEIWEVAARVEDIDAKVSSVSAAMQTGTYIFM, from the coding sequence ATCAGCGTTTCCTTAGCGGATTCGAACCGCAGGTTTTCTTTCAGTTGCGAGACGCTGGATTCCGGCGCCTCGCTGGAAGTAGTCAGTTTCGAAGGCGAAGAAGCGTTGTCGGAACTCTATCGCTTCGATCTGTTGCTGGCTTCGTCCGACAGCGGTATCGACGAATACAAACTGGTCGGACAAACAGCCCGTTTTCGTTTGAACGACGGTACTGAAGGCTGTGCGGAAAGCTGCTATAGCGGCGTGATCGAAAGCTTCGAACAACTGCACAGGATAACAGGCTGGACTTTCTACAGAGCGAAACTGGTTCCGAGATTGTGGTTTCTTGCGCGATATTTTCTGAACGAAGTCTATACCGAACACAGTCCGCTGGAACTATTCGACAAGGTGATCAGCGACGCCGGGTTGACCCATGACGACTACGCGTTACGGATCGTCAATCAGGACAAGTTCCCGAAAGGGCGATTCATCTTTCAATTCCAGGAGCACTACCTCGATTTTTTATCGCGCTGGTGCGAGCGGCTCGGTATCTACTGGTGGTTTGAGGAACGTCAGGAAGCGGAAATCGTGGTTCTGGGCAATGACCGCAATTCGCACGATACGCCTGTGCTGCAGATGTTTTATCGCGAAACGGATGGACTCGCGGCACCCAGCCGGATATACAGTTTCAATATGAAACTGCAGTCTCTGCCCAGGCAAGTGACCGTCATGGATCATTTTTACAAAAAGTCCTCGCTGGAAATCAAGGGAATTGCGCCGGTCGATAAAAACGGCATCGGCGAAATCGTCAGTTACGACCTCCACATCAACACCAACGAGGCCGCCCAGGCTTTGGCGCGCATACGCGCAGAGGGTTTGATATGCCGCAGCCGCGAATTCACCGGCGAATCGGCAGCTACCGGCATGCGTTGCGGCTACTGGCTCGAACTGCGCGGGCATTACCGCAACAGCTTCAATCAACGCTACCTGCTGACGCGGATTTGCCATCGCGGTTCGCAGGCAGCGCTGTTGCTGGAAGGTTTGGGCGTTCCCGCATCGGAAGCCGCAACGGTCCAGGATTTTTACCAGGCATCATTCAACGCGATACCGGCCGATGTGCAGTTCCGTCCGGAAATCGTCCACCCATGGCCGAAAATCGAAGGCAACCTCACCGCCTACATTGATGCTCAAGGCTCCGGCGAATATGCCGAACTGAACGAACACGGCGAATACAAAGTGCAACTTCCTTACGACGTCACCCAGAAAGAACCTGAAAAAGCTTCGGCCTGGATGCGCATGGCGCGCCCGTATGCGGGAGAAGGCTACGGCATGAATTTTCCACTGCATAAAGGCACCGAGGTGATGCTGTCGTTCCATAAGGGCAACCCGGACGAACCGGTGATCATTGGCGCGCTGCATAACTCGCTGCATCCGGACGTCGTCTGTGACGAAAACCAAACGCAGTCGGTGATCCGGACGGCGGGGCAAAACAGCATCGAATTTAACGACGAGGAAGGGAAGCAAGGCATATATCTGTATTCGCCGACCTGCAATACCCGGGTCAGCCTGGGTGCTCCGCCATCTTCGGCGAAAGCCGTGGGGGCGGACAGCAGCGATTCGAGTTCGGATAGCCAGAGCGGAGCATCGGTATCAACCGACGGGCATATCACCATTAATGCCAAGGATTATAGTATAAACATCAATGGGTTTTACGAGGCCCTTTACGCTGGTAATTATGCTACCCAGTATTTAGGCTTTAGCACGACTGGTTACTATGGCGCTACCCTTCAGAATTATATCGGCGCCAGCGCAACGAATTATATCGGCGCCACCTCAACGAATAGCATTGGCGCTACTTCGGAGATATACATAGGCGCTTATTTGAGTTGGTCAATGGGACTTTCATGGGAAAAAGAAACCATTAAATTTAAGGATTGCGACCTCGAACTGAACACTACGATAGCCAAAGTTGAAAAAATTCAGTCCGGCATCGAATCTATCGGCACGTCGGTGGGAGAGGTGGGGTGTATGGTTACTGCCGTGAGTGCTAGAGTCGATACTGTGGCGGCCGAGGTTAAGGAGGTGGATGCTCACATGACAAATGTAGCGGCCGGCGTGACAACTATTGATATCCAGGTTCAGGAAGTTGCGGCCAGCATAAAGTCCATTGATGCTCAGGTCCACGAGATAGACGCCAGTGTGCTAAATACGGTTACCGAGATTTGGGAAGTGGCGGCCAGAGTAGAAGATATTGATGCCAAGGTAAGCTCCGTTTCCGCTGCTATGCAAACGGGGACCTACATTTTTATGTAG
- a CDS encoding IS5 family transposase, whose amino-acid sequence MKQTTLLDVLLQQKSRTTRRETFLNAMDQVVPWSELVELIQPVYPASGRGRPPIGIERMLRLYFIQQWYGFSDEGTEDALYDMPLLSRFAGIDLTHERVPDATTLLNFRHLLEEHKLAPVMLGRINALLEAKGLLMREGTIVDATLIAAPPSTKNKSGERDPEMHQTKKGNQWYFGMKAHIGVDAESGLVHTVVGTSAHVSDVVMTSELLHGREQVVIADAGYIGVEKREENTGKTVEWLIAMKRGKLKAMPEGRWKETVREIEKKKAQIRSRVEHPFHVIKNLFHYRKTRYRGLEKNTHQLQILFGLCNLYRSQKRLMGSI is encoded by the coding sequence ATGAAACAGACCACCCTCCTTGACGTTCTTCTCCAGCAAAAATCGCGTACCACGCGGCGCGAGACTTTTTTGAACGCGATGGATCAGGTAGTTCCCTGGTCTGAACTGGTCGAGCTCATTCAGCCGGTGTATCCCGCTTCCGGACGAGGTCGTCCGCCTATCGGGATCGAAAGGATGTTGCGATTGTATTTCATCCAGCAATGGTACGGCTTTTCCGACGAAGGAACAGAAGATGCGCTTTATGATATGCCCCTATTAAGCCGCTTTGCCGGAATTGACCTGACGCATGAGCGTGTTCCCGATGCTACCACGCTATTGAACTTCCGCCACCTGCTGGAAGAGCATAAGCTGGCGCCGGTGATGCTGGGCCGCATTAATGCGCTTCTTGAAGCGAAAGGATTACTCATGCGCGAAGGAACGATCGTGGATGCCACGTTGATCGCAGCGCCGCCCTCGACCAAAAACAAAAGTGGCGAGCGCGATCCGGAAATGCACCAGACCAAGAAAGGAAATCAGTGGTATTTCGGGATGAAGGCGCATATTGGTGTGGATGCTGAATCGGGACTGGTTCATACGGTTGTCGGTACGTCGGCGCATGTCAGTGATGTGGTGATGACCAGCGAGTTGCTTCATGGTCGGGAACAAGTGGTCATAGCCGATGCCGGTTACATCGGCGTTGAAAAGCGCGAAGAGAATACCGGGAAAACGGTGGAGTGGTTGATCGCCATGAAGCGCGGCAAGCTAAAAGCGATGCCCGAAGGCCGATGGAAAGAAACGGTGCGCGAGATCGAAAAAAAGAAGGCGCAGATTCGTTCGCGTGTCGAGCATCCGTTCCATGTGATCAAGAACCTGTTTCATTATCGCAAGACGCGGTATCGGGGATTGGAAAAGAACACGCATCAACTACAGATTTTGTTCGGGCTTTGTAATTTGTACCGGAGCCAAAAGCGGCTGATGGGGTCGATATGA
- a CDS encoding type 2 periplasmic-binding domain-containing protein: protein MPSPLEFIAVKEVIKVPLANMLPTLNALAVGLNLVLGDKRDINLLAKFMPNEAKALEFLPQCFLKIDLFAGISKTNPDHAKFVQDFNLALARMKRDGSYQTIMDKHISDY from the coding sequence ATGCCGTCTCCCCTCGAGTTTATAGCCGTCAAGGAGGTGATCAAGGTCCCGTTGGCCAATATGTTGCCGACCTTGAATGCGCTGGCGGTCGGCCTGAATCTGGTGCTGGGCGATAAACGCGATATTAATTTATTGGCCAAATTCATGCCTAACGAAGCAAAAGCGTTGGAATTTCTGCCGCAATGCTTTCTGAAAATCGACTTGTTCGCCGGAATCAGCAAAACCAACCCTGATCATGCGAAATTCGTGCAGGATTTTAACCTGGCTCTGGCCCGTATGAAGCGGGACGGTAGTTACCAGACGATCATGGATAAGCATATCTCCGACTACTGA
- a CDS encoding ParB/RepB/Spo0J family partition protein translates to MSVKKSGLGRGLDALLGGAPVDVVTEKDKLKSLPIEHLKSGRYQPRKDFDPARLQELADSIGAQGIMQPILVRRVETNRYEILAGERRWRAAQLAGLHEVPAIIREVSDQAALAIALIENLQREDLNPLEEAEALRRLHQEFSLTHQQIADSVAKSRTTVTNLLRLNDLHADVKTLVRNNDIEMGHARAILALPDAQQIDVAQKVVVRGLNVRETEALVRYTLEGKQVVEPEKKDPDVASLEKNLSQTLGVKVEIRHNKKGVGKLVISYDSLDQLEGVVGRFSE, encoded by the coding sequence ATGAGTGTTAAAAAGAGCGGGTTGGGACGGGGACTGGATGCGCTGCTGGGCGGCGCGCCGGTCGATGTCGTCACCGAGAAAGATAAATTGAAGTCATTGCCCATAGAGCATTTAAAGTCGGGGCGCTATCAGCCGCGCAAGGATTTCGATCCGGCGCGGTTGCAGGAGCTGGCGGACTCGATAGGCGCACAAGGGATCATGCAGCCGATACTGGTCAGAAGGGTCGAGACAAACCGTTATGAAATCCTCGCCGGCGAACGCCGCTGGCGCGCGGCGCAGCTTGCAGGCCTGCACGAAGTACCGGCCATCATCCGTGAAGTTTCGGATCAGGCCGCCCTGGCGATAGCGCTTATAGAAAATCTGCAGCGCGAGGATTTGAACCCGCTGGAAGAAGCCGAGGCTTTACGCAGGCTGCATCAGGAGTTTTCCCTTACCCATCAGCAGATCGCCGATTCGGTAGCCAAGTCCAGAACGACGGTAACCAACCTGCTGCGCTTGAACGATCTGCACGCTGATGTAAAAACACTGGTTCGTAATAATGACATAGAGATGGGGCATGCGCGGGCAATTTTAGCCTTGCCGGACGCGCAACAAATCGATGTGGCGCAGAAAGTTGTGGTCCGCGGTCTGAACGTGAGAGAAACGGAGGCGCTGGTTCGTTATACCCTGGAAGGCAAACAAGTTGTTGAACCGGAAAAAAAAGATCCGGACGTAGCAAGTCTTGAAAAAAATCTGTCACAAACACTGGGCGTTAAGGTGGAAATAAGGCACAATAAAAAAGGGGTTGGAAAGCTTGTTATCAGCTACGACAGCCTGGATCAGCTGGAAGGCGTTGTCGGCCGGTTTAGCGAATGA
- a CDS encoding ATP synthase subunit I codes for MAAAITEKVYPEIRRILQLQLTLMLTIALVAAMAAGYRAAFSALLGGAVAFVPNLLFAALFGRNDPRKNARQVIAAFYRGEIAKLVLTVLLFTAAFRYSEMILWSFFTSFVLVLMMTWFALLLRK; via the coding sequence ATGGCTGCGGCGATAACCGAAAAGGTGTATCCGGAAATACGACGAATTTTGCAGCTGCAATTGACGTTGATGCTGACAATTGCGCTGGTTGCAGCGATGGCGGCGGGATATCGGGCAGCATTTTCTGCTCTGCTCGGCGGAGCGGTTGCATTTGTTCCGAACCTGCTTTTTGCAGCGCTGTTTGGCAGGAATGACCCCCGTAAAAACGCGCGCCAGGTGATAGCTGCTTTTTACCGCGGAGAAATAGCCAAGCTGGTATTGACGGTATTGCTATTTACCGCCGCGTTCAGATATAGTGAAATGATTTTGTGGTCCTTTTTCACCAGTTTTGTGCTGGTGCTGATGATGACCTGGTTTGCACTTTTGTTACGCAAGTAA
- the atpB gene encoding F0F1 ATP synthase subunit A → MATEQHASESGATGYIIHHLTTLSAGDGFWTIHLDTLFFSAFLGVVFILVFKAAAEKATSGIPGGLQNFAEMIVEFVDTQVKDSFHGKSPLIAPLALSIFCWVFLMNAMDLLPVDLMPDIAGMLGIPYLRVVPSTDLNATFAMSISVFCLIIFYSIKVKGPIGFAKEMLLQPFGPWLMPFNLLLKLVEELAKPISLGLRLFGNMYAGELIFILIALLPWWVQPALSFPWAVFHILIITLQAFIFMVLTIVYLSLAHEDH, encoded by the coding sequence ATGGCAACCGAACAACATGCTTCAGAAAGCGGCGCAACCGGCTATATAATCCATCATTTGACTACCCTTTCTGCGGGCGATGGGTTTTGGACGATACATTTGGATACGCTGTTTTTTTCGGCATTCCTGGGTGTCGTTTTCATACTGGTGTTTAAAGCAGCAGCTGAAAAAGCCACCAGCGGGATCCCCGGAGGTTTGCAGAATTTTGCTGAAATGATCGTCGAGTTTGTCGATACCCAGGTCAAGGACAGTTTTCATGGCAAGAGTCCGCTGATTGCGCCCTTGGCGCTCAGCATATTCTGCTGGGTATTCTTAATGAACGCCATGGATCTGCTGCCGGTCGATTTGATGCCGGATATCGCCGGCATGCTGGGTATACCTTATCTGCGCGTAGTGCCGAGCACCGATCTTAACGCCACCTTCGCGATGTCGATTTCGGTATTCTGTCTGATCATTTTCTACAGCATCAAGGTCAAGGGGCCTATCGGTTTCGCCAAGGAAATGCTGCTGCAGCCGTTCGGACCCTGGCTGATGCCGTTCAACCTGCTGCTTAAACTGGTCGAAGAACTGGCCAAGCCGATTTCACTCGGACTGCGACTTTTCGGCAACATGTACGCAGGCGAATTGATCTTTATCCTGATTGCGCTGCTGCCCTGGTGGGTACAGCCTGCGCTCAGTTTCCCCTGGGCGGTGTTCCATATACTGATCATCACCCTGCAGGCGTTCATATTCATGGTGCTGACTATCGTATACCTGAGTCTGGCGCATGAAGATCACTAG
- the atpE gene encoding F0F1 ATP synthase subunit C, translating to MEAIAEVQGLTAVAVGIILGLGALGTAIGFGLLGGKFLEGAARQPELVPMLQVKMFIVAGLLDAVTMIGVGLALFFTFANPFLSAVKG from the coding sequence GTGGAAGCAATAGCAGAAGTACAAGGTTTGACCGCAGTGGCCGTAGGCATCATTCTGGGACTGGGCGCACTGGGAACCGCAATCGGTTTCGGTCTTTTGGGCGGCAAGTTTCTCGAAGGCGCGGCGCGTCAGCCGGAACTGGTTCCGATGCTGCAGGTTAAAATGTTTATCGTCGCAGGCCTGCTCGACGCAGTAACCATGATCGGCGTCGGTCTTGCATTGTTCTTTACTTTTGCAAACCCGTTTTTGTCGGCTGTCAAAGGTTAA
- a CDS encoding F0F1 ATP synthase subunit B — translation MSINATLIGQMITFALLVWFTMKYVWPPLIKALEERKKKIADGLAAAEKGQHEMELAAKKATGVLKEAKDQAAEIVSAAQKRATELVEERKGTAKQEGERIIAAAHSEIDREIQQAKVQLSKQLAGLVVSATEQILKQEVDKKRHKDIIDGLSRQLGQAQ, via the coding sequence GTGAGTATTAATGCCACCCTAATCGGGCAGATGATTACCTTTGCGCTTCTGGTGTGGTTCACCATGAAGTATGTGTGGCCGCCTTTGATCAAGGCCCTTGAGGAGCGCAAAAAGAAAATCGCCGATGGTCTTGCAGCGGCGGAAAAAGGTCAGCACGAGATGGAGCTCGCCGCGAAGAAAGCGACGGGTGTTCTCAAGGAAGCCAAGGATCAGGCTGCCGAAATCGTCAGCGCGGCTCAGAAGCGTGCAACCGAACTGGTCGAAGAACGGAAAGGAACCGCCAAGCAGGAAGGCGAGCGCATCATCGCAGCGGCGCATTCGGAAATCGACCGTGAAATCCAGCAGGCCAAGGTTCAGCTGAGCAAGCAGTTGGCCGGGTTGGTGGTATCGGCTACCGAACAAATCCTCAAGCAGGAAGTCGATAAAAAACGTCATAAAGATATCATCGACGGTCTGAGCAGACAGCTGGGTCAAGCGCAATGA
- a CDS encoding F0F1 ATP synthase subunit delta encodes MSELATLARPYAVAAYDRARESGKTSAWSDSLSFLTQVFQDERILRAAKNPRADKQKFTQALLDLCQGHLDEESKNFVRMLIDNRRLELIKNISELFEAYRAEEEGYIAVEVFSAYELEDDERNKIEAALRETLGKNPRLNVSVDESLIGGVLIRAGDRVIDASVRGQIQRLAQRLYN; translated from the coding sequence ATGAGCGAGCTAGCCACTCTGGCCAGACCTTATGCGGTTGCGGCTTATGATCGAGCGCGGGAGAGCGGAAAGACGTCAGCGTGGTCCGATTCGCTTTCGTTTTTGACGCAGGTTTTTCAGGATGAGCGTATTTTGCGCGCGGCCAAGAACCCGAGAGCTGACAAACAGAAATTCACGCAGGCGCTGCTGGATCTCTGCCAAGGGCATCTGGATGAAGAGAGCAAAAACTTCGTGCGCATGCTGATCGACAACCGGCGTCTCGAACTCATCAAGAATATAAGCGAGTTGTTCGAAGCTTACCGAGCCGAGGAAGAAGGTTACATCGCGGTGGAGGTCTTTTCGGCATACGAACTGGAAGACGATGAGCGTAACAAGATAGAAGCGGCGCTACGGGAAACACTCGGTAAAAATCCAAGATTGAACGTTTCGGTAGACGAATCGTTAATCGGAGGCGTTTTGATCCGGGCGGGAGACCGTGTGATCGATGCAAGCGTGCGCGGACAAATTCAGCGATTGGCCCAAAGACTCTACAACTAG
- the atpA gene encoding F0F1 ATP synthase subunit alpha, whose product MQLNPSEISELIKSKIENFDQGIESRTEGTVVSLTDGIVRIHGLSDVMQGEMLEFPGNTFGMALNLERDSVGAVILGSYNHLAEGDSVKCTGRILEVPVGPELLGRVVDALGNPIDGKGSLNATMQSPIEKIAPGVISRQSVSQPLQTGLKAIDSMIPVGRGQRELIIGDRQTGKSAIAIDTIINQKGTGVKCIYVAIGQKQSSVANVVRKLEEHGAMAHTIVVVASASESAALQFVAPYSGCSMGEYFRDNGEDALIIYDDLTKQAWAYRQVSLLLRRPPGREAYPGDVFYLHSRLLERASRINAEEVEKLTGGRVKGKTGSLTALPIIETQAGDVSAFVPTNVISITDGQIFLETSLFNSGIRPAVNAGLSVSRVGGAAQTKVIKKQGGGIRLDLAQYRELAAFAQFASDLDESTRKQIERGQRVTELMKQNQYSPLSVGQMAVSLFAANEGYLDDVEVSKIRDFEDALQSYFKSDAAALLKKIDEKGDYNDEIQAELHAAIKKFKASHSW is encoded by the coding sequence ATGCAATTAAACCCATCAGAAATCAGCGAGCTCATCAAAAGCAAGATCGAAAACTTCGATCAGGGAATTGAGTCACGCACCGAAGGAACCGTAGTCAGCCTGACCGACGGCATCGTCCGCATCCATGGTCTGAGCGACGTCATGCAAGGTGAAATGCTGGAGTTTCCCGGCAACACCTTCGGCATGGCGCTCAACCTGGAAAGAGATTCCGTAGGCGCGGTCATCCTGGGCTCCTATAATCATTTGGCCGAGGGCGACAGCGTCAAGTGCACAGGCCGCATCCTCGAAGTTCCGGTGGGTCCGGAGCTGCTCGGCCGCGTGGTCGATGCGCTCGGCAATCCGATAGACGGCAAGGGAAGCCTGAATGCCACTATGCAGTCGCCGATCGAAAAGATCGCTCCCGGCGTAATTTCGCGCCAGTCCGTCAGCCAGCCGCTGCAGACCGGCCTCAAGGCGATCGATTCGATGATACCGGTTGGTCGTGGCCAGCGCGAATTGATTATCGGCGACCGCCAGACCGGTAAAAGCGCGATTGCAATCGATACCATCATCAACCAGAAAGGGACCGGCGTTAAGTGCATTTACGTGGCGATCGGTCAGAAACAGTCTTCCGTAGCCAACGTGGTGCGTAAACTGGAAGAACACGGCGCAATGGCGCATACCATCGTGGTGGTGGCATCGGCTTCCGAGTCGGCGGCGCTGCAGTTCGTTGCGCCCTATTCCGGCTGCTCCATGGGCGAATATTTCCGTGACAACGGTGAAGACGCGCTGATAATTTACGATGATTTGACCAAACAGGCCTGGGCATACCGCCAGGTTTCGCTGCTGCTGCGCCGCCCGCCGGGCCGTGAAGCTTATCCGGGCGACGTTTTCTACCTGCATTCCCGTTTGCTGGAACGCGCATCCAGAATCAATGCCGAAGAAGTTGAAAAGCTGACCGGCGGCAGGGTGAAGGGTAAAACCGGATCGCTGACCGCGCTGCCCATCATCGAAACCCAGGCCGGCGACGTTTCCGCTTTCGTTCCGACCAACGTGATTTCCATCACCGACGGTCAGATCTTCCTCGAAACCAGCCTGTTCAATTCAGGCATACGTCCGGCAGTGAATGCCGGTTTGTCGGTGTCGCGCGTCGGTGGCGCCGCACAAACCAAGGTCATCAAAAAACAGGGCGGCGGCATTCGTCTCGATCTCGCGCAATACCGCGAACTGGCGGCGTTTGCGCAGTTCGCATCCGATCTCGACGAAAGCACCCGCAAGCAGATCGAACGCGGTCAGCGCGTGACCGAATTGATGAAACAGAACCAGTATTCGCCGTTGAGCGTCGGTCAAATGGCTGTTTCGCTGTTTGCCGCGAACGAAGGGTACCTGGACGACGTCGAAGTTTCGAAAATTCGCGATTTTGAGGATGCTTTGCAAAGTTACTTCAAATCCGATGCGGCAGCTCTGCTGAAGAAAATTGACGAGAAGGGCGATTACAACGACGAAATTCAGGCCGAATTGCATGCGGCGATCAAGAAGTTCAAGGCATCCCACTCCTGGTAA
- the atpG gene encoding F0F1 ATP synthase subunit gamma, with protein sequence MAVGKEIRVKIASIKNTQKITRAMEKVATSKMRKTQARMLATRPYSKKIAQIIRHLSRAKPEYKHPFMEVRPVKRVGVIVVSSDRGLCGGLNSNLFRVALRKFKAWGNEKVEYQVAAIGSKGASFFAGVGANLIAQVTKLGDSPHLSDINGVIKVMLDHYRDGTIDELYVMSNEFVNTMTQKPRLDRLLPVAADEISTDKKHPWDYLYEPDAKEVLDDLLVRYIESMIFQGLVENNACEQAARMVAMKSASDNAGKLINELQLIYNKARQAAITQEISEIVGGAAAV encoded by the coding sequence ATGGCCGTAGGTAAAGAAATCCGCGTGAAAATTGCGAGTATCAAAAATACTCAGAAAATCACGCGTGCCATGGAAAAAGTGGCGACATCCAAAATGCGGAAAACGCAGGCGAGGATGCTGGCAACTCGCCCGTATTCCAAAAAGATCGCCCAGATTATCCGGCACCTGAGCCGTGCGAAGCCTGAATACAAGCATCCGTTCATGGAAGTTAGGCCGGTCAAACGGGTAGGCGTAATCGTGGTCTCTTCGGATCGCGGGTTGTGCGGCGGACTGAATTCGAATTTGTTTCGTGTGGCCTTGCGCAAATTCAAGGCTTGGGGCAACGAAAAGGTCGAATATCAGGTTGCGGCAATCGGTTCCAAGGGCGCATCGTTTTTTGCCGGCGTAGGCGCAAATCTGATCGCGCAGGTCACAAAACTGGGCGATAGTCCTCATTTGAGCGACATCAACGGCGTTATCAAGGTGATGCTGGACCATTATCGCGACGGGACCATAGACGAGCTCTATGTCATGTCGAATGAGTTCGTCAATACCATGACGCAAAAGCCCAGGCTGGACAGACTGCTTCCGGTCGCCGCGGACGAAATTTCGACTGATAAAAAGCATCCCTGGGACTACCTGTACGAGCCGGACGCCAAGGAAGTTCTGGATGATTTGCTGGTGCGCTACATAGAGTCCATGATTTTTCAGGGCCTGGTGGAAAATAATGCCTGTGAGCAGGCGGCGCGGATGGTGGCGATGAAAAGTGCGTCCGATAACGCGGGTAAACTGATAAACGAACTGCAGTTGATATACAACAAGGCTCGACAGGCTGCGATCACGCAGGAAATTTCCGAAATAGTTGGTGGTGCGGCTGCCGTATAG